The Coffea arabica cultivar ET-39 chromosome 1e, Coffea Arabica ET-39 HiFi, whole genome shotgun sequence genome has a window encoding:
- the LOC113710403 gene encoding uncharacterized protein encodes MSAISATTCPADIESADNSAAAAAAAAGSSTSLRRHRRRRRRRRPRPSVAASSETTTDGSFRFSDTEDDSRSLHSQLGGSYEECRFSTESEGISLPKKHSSRRGSSTVSDEEEEGMVDLESGELELKVHSNRAKKRECRICHLKFSVARSGNAGGGDQSYIIELGCSCKGDLGSAHKQCAETWFKMKGNTTCEICGAPAMNIAGEQATEVNNGTGIATAASTAPVVFSETRSYCHGRRVMNFLLGCMVFAFIISWLFHFKILP; translated from the exons ATGTCGGCTATTAGCGCCACCACATGCCCAGCTGACATAGAATCGGCCGACAATtccgctgctgctgctgctgctgctgctggtaGTAGCACTAGTCTCCGCCGCCACCGCCGACGCCGCCGCCGACGGAGGCCGAGGCCATCCGTAGCAGCCAGCAGCGAGACGACAACTGACGGGAGCTTTCGCTTCTCCGACACCGAGGACGACAGCCGTTCGTTGCATTCGCAGCTTGGTGGGTCGTACGAGGAATGCCGGTTCTCGACAGAGTCGGAGGGTATTTCGCTGCCGAAAAAGCATAGCAGCCGAAGAGGGTCCTCTACAGTTTccgatgaagaggaagaagggATGGTGGATTTGGAGAGTGGTGAATTGGAGCTCAAAGTTCATAGTAATAGAGCCAAGAAAAGAGAGTGTAGGATTTGTCATCTGAAATTCAGTGTTGCCAGGAGTGGTAATGCCGGCGGCGGTGATCAGAGTTATATTATTGAATTGGGATGCAGTTGTAAAGGGGATTTGGGTTCAGCCCATAAGCAATGTGCTGAGACTTGGTTCAAGATGAAGGGCAATAC AACTTGTGAAATTTGCGGTGCCCCTGCAATGAACATTGCCGGAGAACAAGCAACTGAGGTGAACAATGGCACTGGTATAGCTACTGCAGCATCAACAGCACCTGTGGTCTTCTCCGAGACCCGAAGTTACTGCCATGGCCGTCGTGTCATGAATTTTCTGCTTGGGTGCATGGTTTTTGCCTTTATAATCTCATGGCTTTTTCACTTTAAAATACTGCCATGA
- the LOC113689758 gene encoding uncharacterized protein produces the protein MALVLFLVFSLLLRGAFGELICEELPAEMCAFSISSSGKRCLLETYAPTDATTKYQCKTSEVAVNINMNGHVETEECIKACGLQRNVVGISSDTLLDSGFASELCSQDCSENCPNIVDLYNDLALAEGLNLSEMCKALKNSPRRIMAQVRSSGSASGPASSAAAPFAAEALNPASVESLYSAAWAPAPLLN, from the exons ATGGCATTGGTTCTCTTCCTTGTGTTTTCACTTTTGCTACGAGGAGCCTTTG GAGAATTAATATGCGAAGAATTGCCAGCTGAAATGTGCGCATTTTCAATTTCATCCTCGGGGAAGAGATGCTTGTTGGAGACTTATGCACCAACCGATGCAACGACCAAGTACCAGTGCAAGACATCTGAAGTTGCGGTGAACATTAACATGAATGGACACGTCGAGACTGAGGAGTGCATCAAGGCATGTGGGCTTCAAAGAAACGTTGTTGGGATTTCATCAGATACCCTCCTTGATTCCGGATTCGCATCCGAGCTTTGCTCTCAGGATTGTTCAGAGAACTGCCCCAACATTGTTGATCTTTACAACGATTTGGCTCTGGCGGAAG GCCTGAATTTGTCAGAAATGTGCAAGGCACTGAAAAACAGCCCACGCCGTATCATGGCTCAGGTCCGAAGTTCAGGTTCTGCCTCAGGTCCTGCCTCTTCTGCTGCTGCTCCATTTGCAGCTGAAGCATTGAATCCTGCCTCAGTTGAATCATTATACTCCGCTGCATGGGCTCCTGCTCCCCTGTTAAATTAA
- the LOC113710365 gene encoding uncharacterized protein, with the protein MECHLELNRNLRDQELLQVVYSQSSHQACQSAKLGDRFKLERNGTSSADFHPKIVRNLDNVSQKPQALHQKQRARSKADELVRYMSSLPSYLETGKNLQEKALNVGVLQWRRLEKWQYNHRQVAERSCKSSPSNSNASLFSSTEGSSSNSGGGHSCSPINQMMHRPSLDSNQNTSPNRVSSLGTKSFQRNGGKFQDLGASSSNYLKVSQSILSTHQCFSKYTENRGKECKTPDHDPVGISEKELQELEKHSSISNLNGKLKFHVHELSKEKESLQIPCCKPNSVHDSMNGQPLVVLHQPKEVLEIRSAASLNQSDSTGKLVQGSIEASRHSFCDNSNSDVHELSSDIPCSCPLPRDVITLRDVQIQQPCSAAESTTRFSSDLLPYSEVSASPSRSRNLEGKKSSRTLDCPAEAPNLKLETEEDRKVRHPSPIRRLMGRIGRSSKDKPCARQRNLEADRICSKEAETSVSSVDSSCDKSNVTGKGRSSPLRRLIDPLLKPRASNLDHSIGSPQRDSSPIDRTGKLSKGRGESAARHSVKVRLDLGSCKTIDIDHPQDIGKCGSSTVQALLQVAVKNGLPLFTFAVDNSSEILAATMSKLGPGKKDANSWVYTFFTVHEMKKRNGSWLNQGSKDRAHGYVPNVVAQMKVSDVASTKLIGQNLVDQCTIREFVLLAAKKQRGDRQASDVQANDELTAIVLNLPKMAVRNSSEGDQRTCEVEKLSMVDLKVPSLDFCSFSESRDVEESGCFAGSVDPSGLTVVLPGGDHGIPSKGEPSPLIERWRSGGSCDCGGWDVGCRIKVLSTQFGRTSGSAKAQSSTKKFQLYCQERGLDERPIFSLSPFKDGIYSVEFDSSVKFLQAFSICIAYLNGFHPAKFSEFGYLSENKSSEESTFSETDEPKVFNGDQQEYPASNIYHPPVSPVERV; encoded by the exons ATGGAATGTCATTTGGAGCTCAATAGAAACTTGAGGGACCAGGAACTCTTGCAGGTAGTCTACAGTCAATCATCACACCAAGCATGCCAAAGTGCAAAACTGGGAGATAGGTTCAAACTAGAGAGGAATGGCACCTCTTCTGCAGATTTTCATCCTAAAATAGTGAGAAATTTGGACAATGTATCACAAAAGCCACAAGCACTTCACCAAAAGCAACGAGCTAGGAGTAAGGCAGATGAACTTGTTAGATACATGTCAAGTTTGCCAAGTTATTTGGAGACAGGAAAAAACCTCCAGGAGAAAGCTTTGAATGTCGGGGTCCTTCAATGGCGCCGTCTAGAGAAGTGGCAGTATAACCACAGACAGGTTGCCGAACGAAGTTGCAAGTCTTCACCATCCAACAGCAATGcctcattgttttcctcaacagAGGGATCATCCTCCAATTCTGGCGGAGGTCATAGCTGCTCTCCTATCAACCAGATGATGCACCGCCCTAGTCTGGATTCTAATCAAAACACATCTCCTAACAGAGTCTCCTCCCTAGGCACCAAATCCTTCCAGAGAAATGGTGGAAAGTTCCAAGATCTTGGAGCTAGCTCGAGTAACTACTTGAAAGTGTCACAGAGTATCCTCAGCACACATCAGTGTTTTAGCAAGTACACGGAGAACCGGGGTAAAGAGTGCAAAACCCCAGATCATGATCCGGTAGGTATTTCTGAGAAGGAGCTTCAAGAACTAGAAAAGCATAGTTCCATCTCAAATTTGAATGGAAAACTGAAGTTCCATGTCCATGAACTTTcgaaggaaaaggaaagcttgcaAATTCCTTGTTGTAAGCCTAATTCTGTTCATGACAGCATGAATGGACAGCCACTAGTGGTACTCCATCAGCCAAAAGAAGTACTAGAAATTAGATCTGCTGCATCATTGAATCAATCTGATTCAACAGGAAAACTGGTCCAGGGATCAATCGAAGCTAGTCGACATAGCTTTTGTGATAATTCTAATTCTGATGTCCATGAGCTCTCTTCTGATATACCTTGCTCTTGTCCACTTCCTCGTGACGTTATTACCCTAAGGGATGTGCAGATCCAACAACCCTGTTCCGCAGCTGAAAGCACTACGAGGTTTTCCTCTGACCTATTACCGTATTCTGAAGTCTCAGCTAGTCCAAGCAGAAGTAGAAATCTGGAAGGGAAGAAGTCAAGCAGAACACTTGATTGTCCAGCTGAGGCACCAAACCTGAAATTGGAGACTGAAGAGGATAGAAAAGTCAGACATCCTTCCCCAATCCGCCGATTAATGGGTAGGATAGGCAGGAGCTCAAAAGACAAACCATGTGCTCGACAGAGAAATCTTGAGGCTGATAGAATTTGCTCCAAGGAGGCTGAAACCTCCGTTTCCTCAGTTGATTCATCTTGCGACAAATCAAATGTCACTGGAAAAGGAAGGTCCAGTCCTTTGAGAAGACTGATAGACCCATTACTTAAGCCGAGGGCCAGCAACCTTGACCACTCTATTGGTTCACCACAGAGAGATTCATCACCAATAGACAGGACAGGTAAATTATCCAAGGGGCGAGGAGAGTCTGCTGCTCGACATTCTGTGAAAGTGAGGTTAGATCTTGGGAGCTGCAAAACAATTGACATTGATCATCCACAAGACATTGGAAAATGTGGCTCATCAACAGTACAAGCACTTCTACAGGTAGCAGTAAAGAATGGACTCCCTCTATTTACATTTGCAGTTGACAATAGTAGCGAAATTTTAGCAGCCACAATGAGTAAGCTAGGTCCTGGTAAAAAGGATGCTAACAGTTGGGTGTATACTTTCTTCACTGTTCATGAAATGAAGAAAAGGAATGGTAGTTGGTTAAACCAGGGAAGTAAAGATAGAGCTCATGGTTATGTACCTAATGTAGTAGCACAAATGAAGGTTTCTGATGTTGCATCCACAAAGTTGATTGGGCAAAACTTGGTGGACCAATGTACCATTAGGGAATTCGTTTTGCTGGCTGCGAAGAAACAACGGGGAGATAGACAGGCGTCGGATGTACAGGCAAATGACGAACTCACTGCTATTGTTCTTAATTTGCCTAAAATGGCCGTAAGAAACTCAAGTGAAGGTGACCAGAGAACATGTGAAGTTGAAAAGCTTTCAATGGTGGACTTGAAAGTGCCTTCCCTTGACTTTTGTAGCTTTTCTGAGAGTAGGGATGTTGAAGAGAGCGGGTGTTTTGCTGGAAGCGTGGACCCTTCTGGTCTTACAGTTGTACTTCCGGGTGGTGACCATGGAATACCTAGTAAAGGGGAACCTTCACCGTTAATAGAAAGATGGAGATCAGGTGGATCGTGTGACTGTGGGGGTTGGGATGTTGGTTGCAGAATAAAGGTTCTTAGCACTCAGTTTGGTAGGACGTCTGGTTCAGCTAAAGCCCAGTCGAGCACCAAAAAATTCCAGCTTTATTGTCAG GAACGAGGATTGGACGAAAGGCCAATTTTCAGCTTGTCACCGTTCAAGGATGGTATCTATTCAGTTGAATTTGACTCATCTGTCAAATTTCTACAAGCATTCTCCATATGTATTGCATATCTAAATGGTTTCCATCCAGCTAAATTTTCTGAATTCGGGTATTTATCTGAGAATAAATCTTCGGAAGAGAGTACATTCTCAGAAACTGATGAACCAAAGGTTTTCAACGGAGACCAACAAGAGTATCCTGCAAGTAACATCTACCATCCTCCTGTTTCACCTGTTGAGAGAGTCTAG
- the LOC113710406 gene encoding uncharacterized protein isoform X3 yields the protein MRLCSGAGLKRPGCFSGLELHMFQVVVVVVVVVLGVGVRVVVGFICIGLEGLWKIWTHPLHAWLMFLDVWGKQLELHYAPLQGISVSAARGGKLSGNGEVEKGLLTLISSDAAGLQVCDPNGRWYLADSGLVPGDILLLTGKALSHATAGLRPAASHRSALDIPPATSSGGRTSLVFRLMPQGNAILDCSPIAAAGHVIPQSYVPISVTQFMDDLSVEEDVLCNQSDIAYVAQDNLNREPSLRSVLSDPLSGAFLEDAMFVSCGHSFGGLMLRRVISTSRCALCNAEIEIRSLIPNHALRAAAAAVKHEDDRRLFHNAALRKRRKEIGEHRENGDITSENGQNRGVQYPFSVNEKVMIKGNRRTPDKFVGKEAVITSQCLNGWYLLKIIETGENVRLQYRSLRKIQTAQDADDGGLSLPVQNSSS from the exons ATGCGGCTTTGCTCCGGTGCGGGCTTGAAGCGGCCCGGTTGTTTTTCCGGACTAGAACTGCACATGTTccaggtggtggtggtggtggtggtggtggtccTGGGAGTTGGGGTAAGGGTGGTCGTGGGGTTTATATGTATAGGCCTGGAAG GTCTTTGGAAGATATGGACCCACCCCCTCCATGCATGGCTGATGTTTTTAGATGTATGGGGAAAGCAGCTCGAGCTGCATTATGCGCCATTGCAAGGCATCTCCGTCTCCGCAGCGA GAGGTGGAAAGCTGAGTGGAAATGGTGAAGTAGAGAAGGGGCTGTTGACGCTGATTTCCTCAGATGCTGCTGGACTTCAG GTTTGTGACCCCAATGGCCGTTGGTACCTGGCTGATAGTGGCTTAGTTCCTGGGGACATTTTACTTCTCACAGGCAAGGCTCTCAGCCATGCTACAGCTGGTCTGAGGCCTGCGGCTTCACATCGCTCTGCATTGGATATCCCTCCAGCAACTTCTAGTGGCGGAAG GACATCCCTGGTCTTTAGGCTCATGCCACAAGGCAATGCAATACTTGATTGTTCACCAATTGCAGCAGCTGGTCATGTCATTCCTCAGAGTTATGTGCCAATCTCTGTAACCCAGTTTATGGATGACCTTTCTGTAGAAGAAGATGTATTATGTAACCAGAGTGATATTGCTTAT GTGGCACAAGATAATTTGAACAGGGAACCATCATTGAGAAGTGTTCTCTCAGATCCTTTATC TGGTGCATTCCTGGAAGATGCTATGTTTGTTTCATGTGGACATTCTTTTGGTGGGCTCATGCTTAGAAGGGTCATCAGCACG TCCAGATGTGCTCTCTGCAATGCAGAAATCGAGATCAGATCTCTGATCCCGAACCATG CCCTAAGAGCAGCTGCAGCAGCAGTGAAGCATGAGGATGATAGGAGGCTATTCCATAATGCAGCTCTGAGAAAGCGCAGGAAGGAGATAGGGGAGCATAGG GaaaatggagacattacttcTGAAAATGGCCAAAATAGAGGTGTACAATATCCATTCTCAGTTAATGAGAAAGTGATGATAAAG GGAAATAGAAGGACACCAGATAAATTTGTTGGCAAAGAAGCAGTGATTACGTCACAGTGCCTTAATGGCTG GTACTTACTTAAGATAATTGAAACTGGTGAAAATGTTCGGCTGCAATATCGTTCTCTACGGAAGATCCAGACTGCCCAGGATGCAGACGATGGAGGCCTGTCCCTTCCTGTGCAGAACAGCAGTTCATAG
- the LOC113710406 gene encoding uncharacterized protein isoform X1: MVTMMMHPHHHQTTAPPPSHNHGNPPPPPTSSISLRSPASAPPNNTTNDSTPTSASTPHSQQPHSFNHLISLGRGDHYLPLGPSPAQNQPQDSSGSILTRVRLSDILPYDGAPVAPYFRAVEALSGSLMRHNAAVIEVGCDDAALLRCGLEAARLFFRTRTAHVPGGGGGGGGGPGSWGKGGRGVYMYRPGRSLEDMDPPPPCMADVFRCMGKAARAALCAIARHLRLRSDVFNHLLDDSPLPANEASSSVLVATFSSTHSLNGKGSTGGGKLSGNGEVEKGLLTLISSDAAGLQVCDPNGRWYLADSGLVPGDILLLTGKALSHATAGLRPAASHRSALDIPPATSSGGRTSLVFRLMPQGNAILDCSPIAAAGHVIPQSYVPISVTQFMDDLSVEEDVLCNQSDIAYVAQDNLNREPSLRSVLSDPLSGAFLEDAMFVSCGHSFGGLMLRRVISTSRCALCNAEIEIRSLIPNHALRAAAAAVKHEDDRRLFHNAALRKRRKEIGEHRENGDITSENGQNRGVQYPFSVNEKVMIKGNRRTPDKFVGKEAVITSQCLNGWYLLKIIETGENVRLQYRSLRKIQTAQDADDGGLSLPVQNSSS; this comes from the exons ATGGTTACGATGATGATGCATCCACATCACCACCAAACCACTGCTCCGCCGCCGTCACACAACCACGGCAATCCCCCGCCGCCTCCTACCTCTTCTATTTCCCTTAGATCCCCTGCTTCTGCACCTCCTAATAACACTACTAACGACTCCACTCCCACTTCTGCTTCTACCCCTCACTCTCAGCAGCCTCACTCCTTCAACCACCTCATCTCTCTGGGTCGTGGGGATCATTACCTCCCATTGGGGCCCTCCCCAGCCCAAAACCAACCCCAAGACTCCTCAGGTTCCATTTTGACCCGGGTTAGGCTCTCTGATATATTGCCTTACGATGGGGCACCTGTGGCTCCCTACTTCCGAGCTGTGGAGGCCCTTTCCGGGTCCCTCATGAGGCACAACGCCGCCGTGATTGAGGTTGGTTGTGACGATGCGGCTTTGCTCCGGTGCGGGCTTGAAGCGGCCCGGTTGTTTTTCCGGACTAGAACTGCACATGTTccaggtggtggtggtggtggtggtggtggtccTGGGAGTTGGGGTAAGGGTGGTCGTGGGGTTTATATGTATAGGCCTGGAAG GTCTTTGGAAGATATGGACCCACCCCCTCCATGCATGGCTGATGTTTTTAGATGTATGGGGAAAGCAGCTCGAGCTGCATTATGCGCCATTGCAAGGCATCTCCGTCTCCGCAGCGA TGTTTTCAACCACTTGCTTGATGATAGCCCATTGCCTGCTAACGAGGCTTCTTCATCAGTGCTTGTTGCAACCTTTTCCAGTACACACTCACTAAATGGAAAAGGATCTACAGGAGGTGGAAAGCTGAGTGGAAATGGTGAAGTAGAGAAGGGGCTGTTGACGCTGATTTCCTCAGATGCTGCTGGACTTCAG GTTTGTGACCCCAATGGCCGTTGGTACCTGGCTGATAGTGGCTTAGTTCCTGGGGACATTTTACTTCTCACAGGCAAGGCTCTCAGCCATGCTACAGCTGGTCTGAGGCCTGCGGCTTCACATCGCTCTGCATTGGATATCCCTCCAGCAACTTCTAGTGGCGGAAG GACATCCCTGGTCTTTAGGCTCATGCCACAAGGCAATGCAATACTTGATTGTTCACCAATTGCAGCAGCTGGTCATGTCATTCCTCAGAGTTATGTGCCAATCTCTGTAACCCAGTTTATGGATGACCTTTCTGTAGAAGAAGATGTATTATGTAACCAGAGTGATATTGCTTAT GTGGCACAAGATAATTTGAACAGGGAACCATCATTGAGAAGTGTTCTCTCAGATCCTTTATC TGGTGCATTCCTGGAAGATGCTATGTTTGTTTCATGTGGACATTCTTTTGGTGGGCTCATGCTTAGAAGGGTCATCAGCACG TCCAGATGTGCTCTCTGCAATGCAGAAATCGAGATCAGATCTCTGATCCCGAACCATG CCCTAAGAGCAGCTGCAGCAGCAGTGAAGCATGAGGATGATAGGAGGCTATTCCATAATGCAGCTCTGAGAAAGCGCAGGAAGGAGATAGGGGAGCATAGG GaaaatggagacattacttcTGAAAATGGCCAAAATAGAGGTGTACAATATCCATTCTCAGTTAATGAGAAAGTGATGATAAAG GGAAATAGAAGGACACCAGATAAATTTGTTGGCAAAGAAGCAGTGATTACGTCACAGTGCCTTAATGGCTG GTACTTACTTAAGATAATTGAAACTGGTGAAAATGTTCGGCTGCAATATCGTTCTCTACGGAAGATCCAGACTGCCCAGGATGCAGACGATGGAGGCCTGTCCCTTCCTGTGCAGAACAGCAGTTCATAG
- the LOC113710390 gene encoding mitochondrial import inner membrane translocase subunit TIM10 isoform X2: protein MAANSAAPPPPGIDKELILGMAEKEMEYRVELFNKYKESELNMGENSCIDRCVSKYWQVTNLVGQLLGSGRPPM from the exons ATGGCTGCAAATAGTgctgctcctcctcctccaggAATCGACAAGGAACTG ATTTTGGGCATGGCAGAGAAGGAGATGGAATACAGGGTCGAATTATTTAACAA GTACAAGGAATCTGAGCTGAATATGGGAGAAAACAGCTGTATTGATCGCTGTGTTTCTAAGTACTGGCAG GTGACAAATCTGGTTGGACAACTGCTTGGTTCTGGTCGGCCTCCAATGTGA
- the LOC113710406 gene encoding uncharacterized protein isoform X2, whose protein sequence is MRLCSGAGLKRPGCFSGLELHMFQVVVVVVVVVLGVGVRVVVGFICIGLEGLWKIWTHPLHAWLMFLDVWGKQLELHYAPLQGISVSAANCITACSVFNHLLDDSPLPANEASSSVLVATFSSTHSLNGKGSTGGGKLSGNGEVEKGLLTLISSDAAGLQVCDPNGRWYLADSGLVPGDILLLTGKALSHATAGLRPAASHRSALDIPPATSSGGRTSLVFRLMPQGNAILDCSPIAAAGHVIPQSYVPISVTQFMDDLSVEEDVLCNQSDIAYVAQDNLNREPSLRSVLSDPLSGAFLEDAMFVSCGHSFGGLMLRRVISTSRCALCNAEIEIRSLIPNHALRAAAAAVKHEDDRRLFHNAALRKRRKEIGEHRENGDITSENGQNRGVQYPFSVNEKVMIKGNRRTPDKFVGKEAVITSQCLNGWYLLKIIETGENVRLQYRSLRKIQTAQDADDGGLSLPVQNSSS, encoded by the exons ATGCGGCTTTGCTCCGGTGCGGGCTTGAAGCGGCCCGGTTGTTTTTCCGGACTAGAACTGCACATGTTccaggtggtggtggtggtggtggtggtggtccTGGGAGTTGGGGTAAGGGTGGTCGTGGGGTTTATATGTATAGGCCTGGAAG GTCTTTGGAAGATATGGACCCACCCCCTCCATGCATGGCTGATGTTTTTAGATGTATGGGGAAAGCAGCTCGAGCTGCATTATGCGCCATTGCAAGGCATCTCCGTCTCCGCAGCGA ATTGTATCACTGCTTGCAGTGTTTTCAACCACTTGCTTGATGATAGCCCATTGCCTGCTAACGAGGCTTCTTCATCAGTGCTTGTTGCAACCTTTTCCAGTACACACTCACTAAATGGAAAAGGATCTACAGGAGGTGGAAAGCTGAGTGGAAATGGTGAAGTAGAGAAGGGGCTGTTGACGCTGATTTCCTCAGATGCTGCTGGACTTCAG GTTTGTGACCCCAATGGCCGTTGGTACCTGGCTGATAGTGGCTTAGTTCCTGGGGACATTTTACTTCTCACAGGCAAGGCTCTCAGCCATGCTACAGCTGGTCTGAGGCCTGCGGCTTCACATCGCTCTGCATTGGATATCCCTCCAGCAACTTCTAGTGGCGGAAG GACATCCCTGGTCTTTAGGCTCATGCCACAAGGCAATGCAATACTTGATTGTTCACCAATTGCAGCAGCTGGTCATGTCATTCCTCAGAGTTATGTGCCAATCTCTGTAACCCAGTTTATGGATGACCTTTCTGTAGAAGAAGATGTATTATGTAACCAGAGTGATATTGCTTAT GTGGCACAAGATAATTTGAACAGGGAACCATCATTGAGAAGTGTTCTCTCAGATCCTTTATC TGGTGCATTCCTGGAAGATGCTATGTTTGTTTCATGTGGACATTCTTTTGGTGGGCTCATGCTTAGAAGGGTCATCAGCACG TCCAGATGTGCTCTCTGCAATGCAGAAATCGAGATCAGATCTCTGATCCCGAACCATG CCCTAAGAGCAGCTGCAGCAGCAGTGAAGCATGAGGATGATAGGAGGCTATTCCATAATGCAGCTCTGAGAAAGCGCAGGAAGGAGATAGGGGAGCATAGG GaaaatggagacattacttcTGAAAATGGCCAAAATAGAGGTGTACAATATCCATTCTCAGTTAATGAGAAAGTGATGATAAAG GGAAATAGAAGGACACCAGATAAATTTGTTGGCAAAGAAGCAGTGATTACGTCACAGTGCCTTAATGGCTG GTACTTACTTAAGATAATTGAAACTGGTGAAAATGTTCGGCTGCAATATCGTTCTCTACGGAAGATCCAGACTGCCCAGGATGCAGACGATGGAGGCCTGTCCCTTCCTGTGCAGAACAGCAGTTCATAG
- the LOC113710377 gene encoding serine/threonine-protein kinase BSK5 encodes MGARCSKLGFCWWPSNLKSNVPYSSDLEKCGENERMKLPAFKEYSLDELKVATSGFSVENIVSEHGEKAPNVVYKGQLEDDGSWIAVKRFNKSAWPDSRQFLEEAKAVGQLRSERLANLIGCCCDGNERLLVAEFMPHETLSKHLFHWETQPLKWAMRLRVALHLAEALDYCSSKGRALYHDLNAYRILFDQDANPRLSCFGLMKNSRDGKSYSTNLAFTPPEYLRTGRVTAESVVYSFGTLLLDLLSGKHIPPSHALDLIRGKNIQMLMDSCLEGHFSNDDGAELVRIASRCLQYEPRDRPNAKSLVTSLAPLQKEIDVPSHILLGITHETSSPVQTSKLSPLGEACSRVDLTAMHELLEKVGYKDDEGVANELSFQLWTSQIQETLNSRKRGDNAFRAKDFATAISCYTDFIEGGNMVSPTVLARRCLCYLMNNRPQEALADAMQAQVTSPDWPTAFYLQAAALFSLGMNSDAQETLKDGSSMENRR; translated from the exons ATGGGAGCTCGCTGCTCTAAATTAGGCTTTTGCTGGTGGCCTTCCAACCTGAAATCCAACGTCCCTTATTCCTCTGATCTTG AGAAATGTGGAGAAAATGAGAGGATGAAATTGCCAGCATTTAAAGAATACAGTTTGGACGAGCTGAAGGTGGCGACTTCAGGATTCTCAGTTGAAAACATTGTATCAGAACATGGAGAGAAAGCTCCCAACGTTGTCTACAAAGGGCAGCTTGAAGATGACGGCTCTTGGATTGCTGTCAAACGTTTCAATAAGTCTGcctggccggattctcggcaATTCCTG GAGGAGGCGAAGGCAGTAGGGCAGTTGAGGAGTGAGAGGCTGGCCAATTTGATAGGGTGTTGTTGTGATGGAAATGAGAGGTTGCTGGTGGCCGAATTCATGCCTCATGAAACTCTATCCAAACACTTATTTCATT GGGAAACCCAACCGTTGAAATGGGCAATGAGGTTGAGAGTTGCTTTGCATCTGGCGGAAGCATTAGATTATTGCAGTAGCAAAGGGCGAGCACTATACCATGACCTTAATGCCTATAGAATCTTATTTGATCAA GATGCTAACCCCAGGCTTTCTTGCTTTGGCCTGATGAAGAACAGCAGGGATGGAAAGAGCTACAGCACAAACTTGGCTTTCACTCCTCCAGAGTATTTAAGGACAG GTAGAGTTACAGCTGAGAGTGTAGTTTACAGTTTTGGCACACTATTGCTTGATCTCCTCAGCGGCAAACATATTCCTCCAAGCCAT GCTCTTGACTTGATTCGTGGGAAGAACATACAGATGCTAATGGACTCTTGTCTGGAGGGTCATTTCTCAAATGATGATGGGGCGGAGTTAGTACGAATAGCTTCACGTTGTTTACAGTATGAACCTCGTGACCGGCCGAATGCTAAGTCTCTTGTGACCTCTCTCGCTCCACTTCAAAAGGAGATAGAT GTGCCATCACATATTTTGCTAGGAATCACTCATGAAACTTCATCTCCAGTCCAGACATCAAAATTATCACCTCTTGGCGAGGCTTGCTCACGAGTAGATCTGACTGCCATGCATGAGTTACTGGAGAAAGTTGGATACAAGGATGATGAGGGGGTTGCAAATGAG CTCTCATTTCAGCTGTGGACTAGCCAAATACAGGAAACCCTGAACTCTAGAAAGCGTGGCGACAATGCATTTCGAGCTAAAGACTTTGCAACTGCCATTAGTTGTTATACAGAT TTCATCGAGGGCGGGAATATGGTATCCCCAACAGTCCTTGCCCGGCGCTGTTTGTGTTACTTGATGAACAACAGGCCACAAGAAGCCCTTGCAGATGCTATGCAGGCCCAAGTAACATCCCCTGATTGGCCTACTGCTTTTTATCTTCAAGCGGCTGCCCTCTTTAGCCTGGGAATGAACAGCGACGCACAAGAGACGCTTAAAGATGGCTCGTCTATGGAAAACAGAAGATGA
- the LOC113710390 gene encoding mitochondrial import inner membrane translocase subunit TIM10 isoform X1, producing MAANSAAPPPPGIDKELILGMAEKEMEYRVELFNKLTHTCFNKCVEKRYKESELNMGENSCIDRCVSKYWQVTNLVGQLLGSGRPPM from the exons ATGGCTGCAAATAGTgctgctcctcctcctccaggAATCGACAAGGAACTG ATTTTGGGCATGGCAGAGAAGGAGATGGAATACAGGGTCGAATTATTTAACAA GCTTACCCACACATGTTTTAACAAGTGTGTTGAGAAAAG GTACAAGGAATCTGAGCTGAATATGGGAGAAAACAGCTGTATTGATCGCTGTGTTTCTAAGTACTGGCAG GTGACAAATCTGGTTGGACAACTGCTTGGTTCTGGTCGGCCTCCAATGTGA